From the genome of Acidobacteriota bacterium, one region includes:
- the secD gene encoding protein translocase subunit SecD: MATSRFGVSTRNRVLTIIAVIALSLWAVYPIQNSLKLGLDLNGGVQLVLRVKADEALARQPQAGVTPDDIVEQALRTVERRVNELGVAEPVIQRYTAADQILVELPGVSDVDRAKQIIKSTAQLRLTLVEQGPFATREAALLAFNHALPSELELLPGTAGLEEPGEPDTTLFYIVRRVPAVSGIDLRSARHSLDQNNRPAVGFTLKPDAARRFGEFTAGHINRPLATVLDNRVTSVATIESRIDDEGQISGVSREDMIQQVIHLNSGALPADLEYVEERTIGASLGAASIRAGVLASLGGLSLVLVFLLGYYRLASLNALTSVGLNLLILLALMAYIPVTLTLPGIAGLILTIGMGVDSNVLIFERIKEELAASQAPRAAVRAAFRRVWLTLVDTHVTSLVAAAFLFQFGTSAIRGFATTLAIGLLANVFTAVFVSRTMFEVALHNKRGGGRLSIGTSQLFANTRANFTRWRWHAVAFSLALVLAGGAAVATKGLPLGIDFTGGTLAVVEFAQDGVTEEQVRAAVAPLPGDEVVQRYGAEADRQFMIRLPLASSGEGALEATVQQIREALDTAGLPAFTFQKRDLVTAMIGEDLQRRGVYAVAASLAAIALYIGVRFRFAFAVGAIAATLHDVLVTLACLSLAGYDLTLNVVAALLTIIGYSVNDTIVIFDRVRENARQQPAQALDEVVNLSVNQTLSRTVITAGTTFLSVAALYVFGGEALQGFAFTMLVGIVAGTYSTVFIASAIAILLSQRSRGPAGLRSTARKPRSMLVSE; encoded by the coding sequence ATGGCTACGTCTCGTTTCGGCGTGAGCACGCGCAATCGCGTGCTCACCATCATTGCTGTCATTGCTCTTTCACTCTGGGCCGTCTATCCGATCCAGAACTCGCTCAAGCTCGGTCTCGACCTGAACGGCGGCGTGCAGCTGGTGCTGCGCGTCAAGGCCGACGAGGCCCTGGCCCGGCAACCGCAGGCCGGCGTCACGCCCGACGACATCGTCGAGCAGGCCCTGCGCACCGTGGAGCGCCGGGTCAACGAACTGGGTGTCGCCGAACCGGTGATCCAGCGCTACACCGCGGCCGACCAGATCCTGGTGGAGTTGCCGGGCGTGTCGGATGTCGATCGCGCCAAGCAGATCATCAAGTCAACCGCGCAGCTGCGCCTGACGCTGGTCGAGCAGGGACCGTTCGCCACCCGCGAGGCGGCACTGCTGGCCTTCAACCACGCGCTGCCATCGGAACTGGAACTGCTGCCCGGCACCGCCGGGCTCGAGGAGCCAGGCGAGCCCGACACCACGCTCTTCTACATCGTCCGCCGCGTGCCAGCAGTCTCGGGCATTGATCTGCGCAGCGCCAGGCATTCGCTCGATCAGAACAACCGGCCGGCGGTGGGCTTCACGCTCAAGCCCGACGCGGCGCGGCGGTTTGGGGAGTTTACGGCCGGTCACATCAACCGGCCGCTCGCGACGGTGCTCGACAACCGCGTGACGTCGGTCGCGACCATCGAGTCGCGCATCGATGACGAGGGTCAGATCTCGGGCGTCAGCCGCGAGGACATGATCCAGCAGGTGATCCACCTGAACTCGGGCGCGCTGCCGGCCGACCTGGAGTACGTCGAGGAGCGCACCATTGGCGCCAGCCTCGGCGCCGCCTCCATTCGCGCCGGCGTCCTGGCCTCGCTCGGTGGATTGAGCCTCGTCCTGGTGTTCCTGCTCGGCTATTACCGCCTGGCCAGCCTCAACGCGCTGACGTCGGTGGGGTTGAACCTGCTGATCCTGCTGGCGTTGATGGCCTACATCCCGGTCACGCTCACGCTGCCGGGGATCGCCGGGTTGATCCTGACCATTGGCATGGGCGTGGACTCGAACGTGTTGATCTTCGAGCGGATCAAGGAGGAGCTGGCCGCGTCGCAGGCCCCGCGGGCGGCCGTCAGGGCGGCGTTCAGGCGCGTGTGGCTCACGCTGGTTGACACGCACGTGACCTCGCTCGTCGCGGCGGCGTTCCTGTTCCAGTTCGGCACCAGCGCCATTCGCGGCTTCGCGACCACGCTGGCCATTGGCCTGCTGGCCAACGTGTTCACGGCGGTGTTCGTGTCGCGGACGATGTTCGAGGTGGCGCTGCACAATAAGCGAGGTGGCGGCCGCCTGAGCATTGGCACGTCGCAACTGTTCGCCAACACCCGCGCCAACTTCACGCGGTGGCGCTGGCATGCCGTGGCCTTCTCACTCGCGCTGGTCCTCGCGGGCGGAGCGGCAGTCGCCACCAAGGGGCTCCCGCTCGGCATCGACTTCACCGGCGGGACGCTGGCGGTGGTGGAGTTCGCGCAAGACGGCGTGACCGAGGAGCAGGTGCGGGCGGCGGTGGCGCCCTTGCCGGGCGACGAGGTCGTGCAACGCTACGGCGCTGAGGCCGATCGGCAGTTCATGATCCGATTGCCACTGGCCTCGTCTGGCGAGGGCGCGCTGGAAGCCACGGTCCAGCAGATCCGCGAGGCGTTGGACACTGCGGGCCTGCCGGCGTTCACCTTCCAGAAACGGGACCTGGTCACCGCCATGATCGGCGAAGACCTGCAGCGCCGCGGCGTCTACGCGGTGGCGGCCTCGCTGGCCGCCATCGCACTCTATATTGGCGTCCGGTTCCGCTTTGCGTTTGCCGTGGGCGCGATTGCCGCGACCCTGCACGACGTGCTGGTCACCCTCGCCTGCCTGTCGCTGGCCGGCTACGACCTCACGCTGAACGTGGTCGCGGCGCTCTTGACCATCATTGGCTACTCGGTCAACGACACCATCGTGATCTTCGACCGCGTGCGCGAGAACGCCAGGCAGCAGCCGGCGCAGGCCCTCGACGAGGTCGTCAACCTGAGCGTGAACCAGACCCTGTCGAGGACCGTGATCACGGCCGGCACGACCTTTCTCTCGGTCGCGGCGCTCTACGTGTTTGGGGGTGAGGCGCTGCAGGGGTTCGCGTTCACCATGCTCGTGGGCATCGTGGCCGGCACCTACTCAACGGTGTTCATCGCCTCGGCGATCGCGATTCTGCTCAGTCAGCGTTCGCGCGGGCCGGCGGGTTTGCGTTCGACGGCGCGGAAGCCGCGCAGCATGTTGGTGAGCGAGTAG
- a CDS encoding CopD family protein, producing the protein MRSLYLASVWLHILGAMTWAGGMTIFVLAVMPYFRRRTEAERAEFLAWFGRRFRVVSWWCLAILLVTGVFNLWARGVQPGDFLRPQWRSTMFGHLVLVKLTLVAVAVAITVLHERPGSRAYARWMGRALLVIAVVIVGLAVGLVRAS; encoded by the coding sequence ATGCGAAGTCTGTACCTGGCGTCGGTGTGGCTCCACATTCTGGGCGCCATGACCTGGGCGGGAGGAATGACGATCTTCGTACTCGCCGTGATGCCGTACTTCCGCCGCCGCACTGAAGCGGAGCGGGCTGAGTTCCTCGCCTGGTTCGGCCGGCGCTTCCGTGTCGTTTCCTGGTGGTGCCTCGCGATCCTGCTCGTGACCGGTGTCTTCAATCTGTGGGCACGCGGCGTTCAGCCCGGCGACTTCCTCAGGCCACAGTGGCGCTCGACGATGTTCGGCCATCTCGTCCTCGTCAAGCTGACCCTCGTGGCCGTGGCCGTCGCGATCACCGTCCTGCACGAGCGTCCGGGTTCGCGGGCCTACGCCCGCTGGATGGGTCGCGCCTTGCTCGTCATCGCCGTGGTCATCGTCGGCCTGGCGGTGGGCCTGGTGCGAGCGTCATGA
- a CDS encoding dienelactone hydrolase family protein, whose protein sequence is MCDKDHFAESVAEYEARGLVTRRQFGVILAAGAVMALPQLANAQATGEREVEIRTPDGTCDAYFVHPASGTGAAVLLWPDIFGLRPAMRTMGKRLAGSGYSVLVVNPFYRTGKPTATGATPIKEMMAFRKGMSADTDMTDAKAFVAWLDAQPQVNKNRKVGVQGYCMGGPMSFHTAAAVPDRIGAVASFHGGGLVNEKSGPNSPHLLAAATKASFLIAIAENDDKQRPNDKTVLKDTFDQAKLAAEIEVYQAAHGWCPPDSQVYNEPLAERAWSRLLALYGKALA, encoded by the coding sequence ATGTGCGATAAGGACCATTTTGCGGAGAGTGTGGCGGAGTACGAGGCCAGGGGGCTGGTCACCAGGCGGCAGTTCGGCGTGATACTCGCCGCCGGCGCGGTCATGGCGTTGCCGCAGCTCGCCAACGCGCAGGCGACCGGCGAGCGGGAAGTTGAAATCAGGACGCCGGACGGCACCTGCGACGCGTACTTCGTGCATCCCGCGTCCGGTACGGGAGCCGCCGTGCTGCTCTGGCCCGACATCTTCGGGCTCCGTCCGGCGATGAGGACCATGGGCAAGCGCCTTGCCGGGTCCGGGTATTCCGTGCTCGTGGTCAACCCGTTCTATCGGACTGGCAAACCCACGGCCACGGGCGCCACGCCGATCAAGGAGATGATGGCGTTCCGCAAAGGCATGAGCGCCGACACGGATATGACGGATGCGAAGGCGTTCGTCGCGTGGCTCGACGCGCAGCCGCAGGTGAACAAGAACCGGAAGGTCGGCGTGCAGGGCTACTGCATGGGCGGCCCCATGTCGTTCCACACGGCCGCGGCGGTGCCCGATCGCATTGGCGCGGTCGCGTCGTTCCACGGCGGCGGGCTCGTCAACGAGAAGAGCGGCCCGAACAGCCCGCATCTGCTGGCGGCCGCCACGAAGGCGTCGTTCCTGATCGCCATCGCCGAGAACGACGACAAGCAGCGGCCGAACGACAAGACCGTGTTGAAGGACACGTTCGACCAGGCCAAGCTGGCCGCGGAGATCGAGGTGTACCAGGCCGCCCACGGCTGGTGCCCGCCGGATTCGCAGGTCTACAACGAGCCACTGGCAGAGCGCGCGTGGAGCCGCCTGCTCGCGTTGTACGGGAAGGCGCTGGCATAG
- a CDS encoding helix-turn-helix transcriptional regulator has translation MSFNSECLSTDSREEFCLALKAAREGKGITLDEIADTTKIPAFMFAALERCDLSRWPKGFFRRSFFRDYVQMLSLPVSEACAQFARLFPDDDGVAPTPPTEVKPDHASAASAIWRRIADGVTRAFGRIAESTAEPPQEEPQERQWITDARRVGPARAREFRVRIKLPR, from the coding sequence ATGTCTTTCAACAGCGAATGCCTCTCCACTGATTCTCGCGAGGAGTTCTGCCTCGCGCTCAAAGCCGCCCGCGAGGGCAAGGGCATCACCCTCGACGAGATCGCGGACACGACCAAGATCCCGGCTTTCATGTTTGCGGCCCTCGAACGCTGCGACCTGAGCCGCTGGCCCAAGGGTTTCTTCCGCCGCTCGTTCTTTCGCGACTACGTGCAGATGCTGAGCTTGCCGGTGTCCGAGGCCTGCGCGCAGTTCGCGCGACTGTTTCCTGATGACGACGGGGTCGCGCCCACGCCGCCGACCGAGGTGAAGCCGGACCATGCGTCCGCTGCTTCCGCCATATGGCGGCGGATTGCGGACGGGGTCACGAGGGCCTTCGGGAGAATCGCCGAGAGTACGGCTGAGCCGCCGCAAGAGGAACCGCAAGAACGCCAGTGGATCACCGATGCGCGCCGCGTCGGACCCGCGCGGGCGCGAGAGTTCCGCGTGCGCATCAAGCTGCCGCGATAG
- a CDS encoding COX15/CtaA family protein — MSAFDAVQDGGSGSAAARHPQIPPHRGRLNSEVVEEPHDDWRLRLPESARRRIRHWLGTIAAMTFLVLAVGGVTRLTHSGLSIVDWRPFVGVVPPLSQSEWVDNFERYQQFPEYRQLRPHMTLAEYKRIFFWEYLHRVLARLTGLVFLVPFAFFWLSGTITRPLAWRALALFALGATQGMVGWLMVQSGLIDRPSVSHYGLAAHLFLALAIFGQCIWLIRDLSLGVTRPAVAAVARRRAGRALIAVGGLLGLQIVWGAFVAGLKAGLVFNTFPLMDGALVPFTHWTSSPAALDLVQQPSGVQWLHRVIGTVLVVAAYLLRRGFRQLSMDRTSITFSVVLLWATAAQYALGVLTLVLFVPVGFAVAHQAMAMVIVGLWVGAVHHVRHLATAPATRRVNS; from the coding sequence ATGTCTGCATTTGACGCAGTTCAAGACGGCGGCTCTGGCAGCGCAGCGGCCCGGCACCCGCAGATCCCACCGCATCGCGGCCGTCTGAACAGTGAGGTGGTCGAGGAGCCGCATGACGACTGGCGCCTCCGCCTGCCGGAATCGGCGCGCCGCCGGATCCGCCACTGGCTCGGGACCATCGCGGCCATGACGTTTCTGGTTCTCGCCGTCGGCGGCGTGACGCGCCTGACGCACTCGGGCCTGTCGATCGTCGACTGGCGGCCGTTCGTCGGCGTGGTCCCACCGCTCAGTCAGTCCGAGTGGGTCGACAACTTCGAACGTTACCAGCAGTTTCCCGAGTACCGGCAGTTGCGACCTCACATGACGCTGGCGGAGTACAAACGGATCTTCTTCTGGGAGTACCTGCATCGTGTCCTCGCACGTCTGACCGGGCTGGTCTTCCTGGTTCCGTTCGCGTTCTTCTGGCTCTCGGGCACGATCACGCGCCCGCTCGCTTGGCGCGCACTCGCGCTTTTCGCGCTCGGTGCCACGCAGGGGATGGTCGGCTGGCTGATGGTCCAAAGCGGACTGATCGACCGGCCGAGTGTCAGCCACTACGGGTTGGCCGCGCATCTGTTCCTCGCCCTGGCCATTTTCGGGCAGTGCATCTGGCTGATTCGCGATCTGAGTCTTGGCGTCACGCGGCCGGCGGTCGCGGCGGTGGCACGCAGGCGCGCCGGCCGCGCCCTGATCGCGGTGGGAGGTCTGCTTGGCCTGCAAATCGTCTGGGGCGCCTTCGTCGCCGGTCTGAAGGCAGGCCTCGTGTTCAACACCTTCCCGCTGATGGACGGTGCGCTTGTGCCGTTCACGCACTGGACATCGAGCCCCGCCGCGCTCGACTTGGTTCAGCAGCCATCGGGTGTGCAGTGGCTGCACCGGGTCATCGGCACCGTCCTGGTGGTCGCGGCGTACCTGCTGCGCCGTGGCTTCCGGCAACTGTCGATGGACCGCACGTCGATAACCTTCAGCGTCGTGCTGCTGTGGGCGACCGCGGCACAATACGCGCTTGGCGTCCTGACACTCGTCCTCTTCGTGCCGGTCGGCTTCGCGGTGGCGCATCAGGCGATGGCCATGGTAATTGTGGGTCTCTGGGTCGGTGCGGTCCATCACGTGCGCCACCTCGCCACGGCGCCGGCCACGCGCCGCGTGAACTCGTGA
- a CDS encoding TldD/PmbA family protein → MLNREDALKICETVLAHAKAAGAEDAIVSAQSSVESHARFADNRITTSGRSEDVGITATVWVGRRRGAATGNDASADALKKLADEAVQIARVSPVHREYVPTPGVLEYAESRAFVAATADPDLAARAKALDGVLTACRTAKVTGAGFHTARASATAVATANGNRRYFRNSEGGLSITARTPDGTGSGYYAGDSFDLSKLNAQHIAEQAVGKAVRSREPKPIEPGVYPVILEPQAVSDLVGSLTNAFDARTADEGRSAFSGKDGKTRLGEAMFSERLNLYSDPMHPDMPAAPSTGDGTPATRVSLIKAGVVENLVYSPFWAQEKKRGATPGPVNYILESTQAPTSIDDMIKSMARGLLVSRFWYVRQIDGRSIMLTGLTRDGLWWVEKGRIQYPVRNLRFNQSVLAMLAPWNVEAIGAPERRSPLMVPALKLSGFAFTSISDAI, encoded by the coding sequence ATGTTGAACCGCGAAGACGCCCTCAAGATCTGCGAAACCGTGCTGGCGCACGCCAAGGCCGCCGGCGCTGAAGACGCCATTGTTTCGGCGCAGAGTTCGGTGGAATCGCACGCGCGATTCGCCGACAACCGCATCACGACCAGCGGCCGCTCCGAGGATGTCGGCATCACGGCCACGGTGTGGGTGGGCCGCCGCCGCGGCGCCGCCACCGGCAACGACGCCAGCGCGGATGCGCTCAAGAAGCTGGCGGATGAGGCGGTGCAGATTGCCCGCGTTTCGCCAGTGCACCGCGAGTACGTGCCGACGCCGGGTGTGCTCGAGTACGCCGAGAGCCGCGCGTTTGTCGCGGCCACGGCGGATCCCGATCTCGCCGCGCGCGCCAAGGCACTGGACGGTGTGTTGACCGCGTGCCGAACCGCCAAGGTCACCGGCGCCGGCTTCCACACCGCCCGCGCCTCGGCCACGGCCGTGGCGACAGCGAACGGCAACCGCCGCTACTTCCGCAACAGCGAAGGCGGGCTGAGCATCACCGCCCGCACGCCCGATGGCACCGGCTCGGGCTACTACGCCGGCGACAGCTTCGACCTGTCGAAGCTGAACGCGCAGCACATCGCCGAACAGGCTGTGGGCAAGGCCGTGCGTTCGCGCGAGCCGAAGCCAATCGAGCCCGGCGTGTATCCGGTGATCCTCGAGCCGCAGGCGGTCTCCGATCTTGTCGGCTCGCTGACCAACGCCTTTGACGCGCGCACGGCCGACGAGGGCCGCAGCGCGTTTTCCGGCAAGGACGGCAAGACGCGGCTCGGCGAGGCCATGTTCAGCGAGCGGCTGAATCTCTACAGCGATCCGATGCATCCCGACATGCCGGCGGCGCCCAGCACAGGCGACGGGACGCCCGCCACGCGCGTGTCGCTCATCAAGGCGGGCGTGGTCGAGAATCTTGTGTACTCGCCATTCTGGGCGCAGGAGAAGAAGCGCGGCGCGACGCCCGGCCCGGTCAACTACATCCTCGAGAGCACGCAGGCGCCCACCTCGATCGACGACATGATCAAAAGCATGGCGCGCGGGCTGCTGGTGTCGCGCTTCTGGTACGTGCGCCAAATCGACGGCCGCTCCATCATGCTGACCGGCCTGACGCGCGACGGCCTGTGGTGGGTCGAGAAGGGTCGTATTCAGTATCCCGTGCGCAACCTGCGCTTCAACCAGAGCGTGCTGGCCATGCTGGCGCCGTGGAATGTCGAGGCGATCGGCGCGCCGGAACGGCGATCGCCGCTGATGGTGCCGGCGCTGAAGCTGTCAGGGTTCGCGTTTACCTCGATTTCAGATGCGATCTAA
- a CDS encoding chromate transporter, producing MPDTPAQTPTLSSLAVVITRDSNLTFGGGTATSEVLRRSLTKRGWITDEDHRRIFALSRLTPGTNLLAYCTGIGWLTRGVAGALVAWLASSLPSSILSLGVRASYEWLAASPSLAVAVLVAMTIAVALLVSSAWHLAKPFLRWPMAGRSAAIMLAAVVAVVAGLTPIATLLVAAAAGALWPRPA from the coding sequence ATGCCCGACACGCCTGCGCAGACACCCACGCTGAGTTCTCTGGCTGTCGTCATCACGCGCGACAGCAACTTGACCTTCGGCGGCGGCACGGCCACCTCCGAAGTGCTGCGCCGGTCGCTGACGAAACGGGGCTGGATCACCGATGAGGACCATCGCCGGATCTTCGCGCTGTCGCGCCTGACGCCAGGCACCAATCTCCTCGCCTACTGCACCGGCATCGGGTGGCTCACGCGCGGCGTGGCCGGTGCCTTGGTCGCGTGGCTGGCCTCGTCACTGCCCTCATCCATTCTGAGCCTGGGCGTCAGGGCCTCGTACGAGTGGCTGGCGGCATCGCCGTCACTCGCGGTGGCCGTGCTGGTCGCGATGACTATCGCCGTCGCCCTGCTCGTGTCCAGTGCCTGGCACCTGGCGAAGCCCTTCCTGCGATGGCCCATGGCCGGCCGGTCGGCGGCCATCATGTTGGCCGCCGTCGTTGCGGTCGTGGCCGGACTGACGCCGATCGCAACCCTGCTGGTCGCGGCGGCGGCCGGCGCGCTCTGGCCCAGGCCGGCATGA
- a CDS encoding chromate transporter has translation MSAVTLYLILLKATLASFSGFGSLPLVRADLVVHRQVLSDDELNRAVLVARTTPGPMGVYIVCVGYEVAGWTGAIAGWLALATPAILILPLAGVASRMLGHPRVRGALDGLILASAVLIVAAGVPLVRDLVARWVALTG, from the coding sequence ATGAGCGCCGTAACGCTCTACCTGATCCTGCTGAAGGCGACCCTTGCCTCATTCAGCGGATTCGGCTCGCTCCCGCTCGTCCGTGCCGACCTGGTCGTGCATCGGCAGGTACTATCGGACGACGAGCTGAACCGCGCCGTGCTGGTGGCGCGAACCACCCCCGGCCCGATGGGCGTGTATATCGTCTGTGTCGGGTATGAGGTGGCCGGGTGGACCGGCGCGATCGCGGGCTGGCTGGCGCTCGCGACGCCCGCGATCTTGATCCTGCCCCTCGCGGGTGTTGCCTCCCGCATGCTCGGACACCCGCGAGTCCGGGGCGCGCTTGACGGACTCATCCTCGCCAGCGCTGTCCTAATCGTTGCCGCCGGTGTGCCGTTGGTTCGCGACCTGGTCGCCCGCTGGGTCGCGTTGACTGGCTAA
- a CDS encoding sulfite exporter TauE/SafE family protein, with protein sequence MNEIAWLAFGAAVGGLVQGISGFAFAMVAMAIWVWGVDPALAAVMAVFGGLTGQIISVIRVRRGWHLDLLWPFVLGSAIGIPIGTRILPMLDANRFKLVLGSLLVVCCSAMLATDNLPHFKRGGRLADAFVGLLGGVMAPLSGFSGLAPALWCTLRGYTKDAHRAVLQNFNLIVLAATFASLVWSGRAHTGLLPQMGVVAGSLVIPSIYGSKVYIGMSPVAFKRGVLWLLLLAGLLMLTSSLRTMIG encoded by the coding sequence ATGAACGAGATCGCGTGGTTGGCGTTTGGCGCGGCGGTGGGGGGCCTGGTGCAGGGCATCTCTGGATTCGCCTTCGCGATGGTCGCCATGGCGATCTGGGTGTGGGGCGTGGACCCGGCGCTGGCCGCGGTGATGGCGGTGTTCGGCGGCCTCACCGGCCAGATCATCTCCGTCATTCGGGTCCGGCGCGGCTGGCATCTCGATTTGTTGTGGCCCTTCGTACTGGGCAGCGCCATCGGCATCCCGATTGGCACCCGGATTCTGCCGATGCTCGACGCCAATCGCTTCAAGCTCGTGCTCGGCTCGCTGCTGGTGGTGTGCTGCTCGGCGATGCTGGCCACCGACAACCTGCCCCATTTCAAGAGGGGCGGCCGCCTGGCCGACGCCTTTGTCGGCCTGCTTGGCGGCGTGATGGCGCCGCTCAGCGGCTTCAGCGGCCTCGCGCCGGCACTGTGGTGCACGCTGCGCGGCTACACCAAGGACGCGCATCGCGCCGTGTTGCAGAACTTCAACCTGATCGTGCTCGCGGCGACCTTCGCATCCCTCGTGTGGTCGGGCCGCGCCCACACCGGCCTCTTGCCGCAGATGGGCGTCGTCGCCGGCTCGCTCGTCATCCCCTCGATCTACGGTTCGAAGGTCTACATCGGCATGAGCCCGGTGGCCTTCAAGCGCGGGGTGCTGTGGCTGTTGCTCCTGGCCGGGCTACTGATGCTGACATCGTCGCTGCGGACCATGATCGGCTAG
- a CDS encoding amidohydrolase, translating to MMPTRPSRRQFINASSAAVAAIAGAPELAAAAEAAQGTPQAVSGGSSPDLIVINATVYTMDARAPRAEALAVSGGRFVAVGSTGDIRNLAGRNTQTFDAKGMTVVPGFIDCHCHPVGETLLNEVLVGNPFEVEFVSIRSVIGKLRDRAAKTPAGTWVEGHFFDDTKVSDKRQLTIRDLDEVSTEHPVIVRHRGGHTYFYNSKAFALAGVTKDTPNPMGGTYDKDAAGNLTGRVTDRASAPFNKVGTRPSFTAAEREQRARDGMAHISREFARYGLTTVHHQGGDLRAIQDVRARGDLRHRVSYETGGRALEAMIEAGMHSGFGDDWIKFGATSEHTVDGSFSERTMALSTPYPGVTPPYQGNVTETQDTLNAWVERVHRAGIQVNCHANGDVAIDMYLTAMERALELLPRANARPKITHCTMVNPSLVARMKAMGAVPALFTTYAYYNPDKFVYYGEEFMKNAMAFRSLLDAGIYACAGSDFYPGPFAPLMGIQGMVTRKGWDGKVWGANQRISVSEAIAVNTYNGAWASGEEAIKGSITAGKLADYVVLANDPHTVDPEKIKDIQIVRTVVGGQNSHQA from the coding sequence ATGATGCCCACTCGCCCGAGTCGCCGTCAGTTCATCAACGCCTCCAGTGCCGCCGTTGCCGCGATCGCGGGGGCGCCGGAATTGGCGGCCGCCGCCGAGGCCGCACAAGGAACACCGCAGGCCGTCAGCGGTGGATCCAGTCCGGACCTCATCGTCATCAACGCGACCGTCTACACCATGGACGCGCGCGCGCCGCGGGCCGAGGCGTTGGCGGTGTCGGGCGGCCGATTCGTGGCCGTCGGATCCACCGGCGACATCCGGAACCTGGCCGGCAGGAACACGCAGACCTTCGATGCGAAGGGCATGACCGTAGTTCCTGGGTTCATCGACTGCCATTGCCACCCGGTTGGCGAGACGTTGCTGAACGAAGTGCTGGTGGGCAATCCCTTCGAGGTCGAGTTTGTCAGCATCCGCAGCGTAATCGGCAAGCTGCGCGACCGCGCGGCGAAGACCCCGGCGGGAACGTGGGTGGAAGGGCACTTCTTCGACGACACCAAGGTCAGCGACAAGCGGCAGCTGACCATTCGCGACCTCGACGAAGTGTCAACGGAGCATCCGGTGATCGTGCGCCACCGCGGCGGCCACACCTATTTCTATAACAGCAAGGCCTTCGCGCTGGCCGGCGTCACCAAGGACACGCCCAACCCCATGGGCGGAACGTACGACAAGGACGCGGCCGGTAACTTGACCGGCCGGGTCACCGATCGCGCCTCGGCGCCCTTCAACAAGGTCGGGACGCGCCCAAGCTTCACGGCCGCGGAGCGCGAACAACGCGCCCGCGACGGCATGGCGCACATTTCACGGGAGTTCGCGCGCTACGGGCTGACCACCGTGCATCACCAGGGCGGCGACCTGCGGGCCATCCAGGACGTCCGCGCCCGGGGTGACCTTCGGCATCGTGTCAGTTATGAAACCGGCGGCCGGGCCCTCGAAGCGATGATCGAGGCCGGCATGCACAGCGGTTTCGGCGACGACTGGATCAAGTTCGGCGCCACCTCCGAACACACCGTCGATGGCTCCTTCTCGGAGCGGACGATGGCGTTGTCGACGCCGTATCCCGGCGTGACGCCGCCCTACCAGGGCAACGTCACCGAGACGCAGGACACCTTGAACGCCTGGGTCGAGCGGGTGCATCGCGCCGGCATCCAGGTGAACTGCCACGCCAACGGCGACGTGGCGATCGACATGTACCTGACGGCGATGGAGCGTGCCCTCGAGCTGCTGCCGCGGGCCAACGCGCGGCCGAAGATCACGCACTGCACCATGGTCAATCCGTCGCTCGTCGCGCGGATGAAGGCGATGGGCGCCGTGCCGGCCCTGTTCACGACCTACGCGTATTACAACCCGGACAAGTTCGTCTACTACGGCGAAGAGTTCATGAAGAACGCCATGGCGTTCCGCTCGCTGCTCGATGCCGGCATTTACGCGTGCGCCGGCTCCGACTTTTACCCGGGCCCGTTCGCGCCGCTGATGGGCATCCAGGGCATGGTCACGCGCAAGGGCTGGGACGGCAAGGTGTGGGGCGCCAACCAGCGCATCAGCGTCAGCGAGGCGATTGCGGTCAACACCTACAACGGCGCCTGGGCGTCAGGCGAAGAAGCGATCAAGGGCTCGATCACGGCCGGCAAGCTCGCGGACTACGTGGTGCTGGCCAACGACCCGCACACGGTCGATCCGGAGAAGATCAAGGACATCCAGATTGTGCGCACCGTCGTCGGCGGGCAGAATTCGCATCAGGCCTAA